In the genome of Plasmodium gaboni strain SY75 chromosome 2, whole genome shotgun sequence, the window ttACAACTTTTAAGGATTTAAAATGGCCTATAACACTAACTGTTTTACcatgtatacatatataacAGTTAGTTAAAATTTCGAGGGCTTTTAATGTGGTTGCATTACTACCTAATAATCTTTGCcttcttttaataaatttatttttattacgAACATATCCacttatttttattatatcacAATATGTCTCATCTTCTAAAACACGTTTTGCATGTATAAATGGAACACTCcttgataataatgatatcATATCTCTAgattttattatgatatatgGATCAAAAGTTTTCTTAGTGGTTTTTACGCACATATAACCTTcaattaaattaatttcaaattttataaaatgtttatttaatacattCTTTATATCACTACTAAATTGTTGTAAATATTTCTCACGATATTTTGGAAATAAAACTTTAAAACTTGACTCTTCTAAAAAATGATGTTTATTATCTTCTTGTGTAAACTTCTCAACCTTCCAATGAtcaatattttcattatccCACGGTTTATCTTTACGatacttttttttcttattcAACTTTTCTTCTTCAACATTACTCATTTGGGGTtcaaacaaaaaattaaataagCCACAAATtcaagaaaaaatataataataaaataaaataaaacaaaataaaacaaaataaaacaaaaaatgGGACACTTATAAGTATCTCATTCTACtctatttttttattttatttatatactattttgtcatatatatataaatatctacattaaacatatatattttaacaaaatgtaatatttattttttaatattatataaaaaaaaaaaaaaaaaaatatacatatatataatatattatatatataatattactttctattttttttattatatatccaaatgtcacataaaaaaataaaactctataagaaatatgaaaaattaagtaaaaaataaataatttttttttttctatgCCTTTCCtataaaattatacattataaattatataaatattttttaaaatatttattatatatattaaaataatgcgtatatattatatatatatatattatatatatattatatatatatatttttttttttttttttttttttttggcCCCTAAAAACATGCTTATCTCTACATATGCCTTGTTTGATTGTTACTACGATAAAGGgatattcaaatatataatatataatatatatattatataatatattaatgaatttatgtttttattatatttatttcatattattttggaacagtttttctttcttttttttttttttttttttaaatattgaAATGAAAGAGTTCTTTtttgaaataatattttaaatattttttattccaCACTACcacatttttatttttatttttattttgcAATAGAACTATACATGCTTTGATTATTCCTTTAATGTTACGTTtaagatattatatactcatttgtataaaaaaaatttaatgcatttttataaaagaataaaacattatagaaatattttaatcCAATGTAATAAATCAAATCGTAATATAACATATGGAGAAAATGACACGCTTTTCTTTAAAGAGATATTATATGTGAATTACCACATCTACAAAAGttatatacatacaaaAGGGAATGTAATACAAGTGGAACGAAAAGAAAATGTtgatatgaataatataaataataaagatgatatattttataagaatgataaaaaaataaaaaacatagAATATGAAAAGAATTTCACCacatatgaaaatatagaaaaCTCTTATATTCACAATGATGGAtttgttaatataaatgacCCAAAGgataaaatagaaaatCTACTATTGGTTAGTAAAAagttatataataaaaattacagttataataaatcattGTGTAATCACAAACCAATaacattaaataatatagtCTTGAATATACTTTCTATAATAAATGGaaacaataataacattaatattaatagtaatagtaataaagatatttatattgATAAAGTCCTTCTTTTAGATTTTTATAATCTATtaattaaaagaaaatattatatacataatttaaaaaataatatttataataattcttttatgaatatttttgattatattcattataatattaacttacatttaaaaaattataatttgaaaaataCTCATCAAGTGCTACATAATATATCgatatatatacataaaaataaatgtaataatatcaCACATGAACTTGTTAAgaatattttcttcttttcattttttaaaaactttaataaattctatccaaaaaaagaagaaaaaaaatatattaatgaaagtgaacaaaattttcataattatcctaatcaaaaatattataataaatataaaagttTTCATGAAGAAACcttttcatatttaaatacatatgttgtttttttatctaatcatccttcttttattaatgataaattattgtataatatttctcTCTTAGcaaataaaattttacAACTTAAAATAAACTTTAAACTAGCACTATCCTTCCTTTCAGCTAGCTTAAATATATTCGAAAAgcaacaaaaaaaaataaaggaaGGACACCTTATTttgaacatatataaaaaaaaaaccaattatgatattttatattctcTAATACAACAACATAATGAAATGTTTGAGAAAAGAATAGCTCATGGGTTGGATCATCAGGGTTATGATAACGCcgaagaaaaaaaaaaaaaaatgacaaCTCTAAATGTAAGTAgacaaaatgaaaatattcATAGTATGAATGAACCAAATCAAAATATTCATAGTATGGATGAACCaaatcataatattaatattgttaGTAGAAAAAACTTAGACATATTGTCtaatgaaagaaaaaaaaaatatatgatatgCACAAATCATGCTACAAATAATAgacatattaaaaatagTTACTCTCATAATTTTGGATTTctaaaaaatgattatataaactTATGGAATTATTCccatataattaatataataaaaatattacaaatgAATAAATTTGTATCCCCcaattataatataaaaacagAAGAATGTGtaaaaacatttttaaaatatatgtttgattatttatcaatatattacgacgaattaattataatgacACAAAATGAATTGAATAgttttatttctatatatgtgaatttatcaataatattagATCAGTTGagaaattataaagatGATATATGTTCtcttattatttgttttttaattaattcttataaacgtatatatatatattacaacagtttacatataaatatgatgattaatttaataaaaggtatatatcatcaaatatatatatattccaaaatatttgaagataataatttattttttgatcaatttaaagaagaattaataatattatgtaataatataaacacaagtgatataatatcattaaattataacaatatgtatgaattaataaatacacatatgatatatttgTCATCAAATATATGTAACACTATTTTTGATCATCcatttaaagaaaataaatatataccattcaataaattaataacaattattcattatttacataaaatgaacaaaatatgtatttcttatgataatacaataaatatatttcaacaagatatattaaaatttataaaaaaatgtgagaatatatttttatcaaacaacgataatttttatgatgaaaatttatccaatcatcatatattaatattaattaatatatatatatattattattattattataaaactTCTATACACTCtccatttttatataaatgtcTACAATATTTAAGCAAAAAAAATGATCTAACTTTGTTTATGAATGAAACggaaattattatgtacCTCAACATATTGAATAAActtaaagaaataaaaataaataatataaatgaaaaatttaaaaataatgcCAATTATTTAGGAcaaataaaacaaaatgtattaaataatggaaatataaataatatatatgaaatgattgataattatgaatctaataatatatacgaaacaaataataattctgTAATAAcatcattatattataataataatacatcgcatttaattttaaatactcctaaaaatatatatgaagaaaaaaaaaaaaataaagacTTATTGAATcttaatttatatgatgaAATGTTAGAAAGctatatgaataaaataatggataacctttttttttcttcttctttcatacaatataataataaaatgtgGGAAGAAAGTAAAAAGAACaaaacaataaataatataaatgatattataaaaattgatgacaataaaaaggatgaaagaataaatatatataacacatatacatcatcatcattatctAAATGTAGTAAGTTCCCTTTTAATATTCATcatttcaaaaaatattctataaatacttattttttggtttatgaaaatatattttcatataacaaaaaaattgataaagaggtaatagaaaaaatatgggtcattttaaataacataataaaatataaacaaaatgtGTTAACAGAAgaaaatttcttttttattatttctgCATTATTAAAAGCTCAAAATTTTGAAcatgaaatatataaaatgtactatgaatatatgaaaaaatacgcttcttctataaatataaaatatatatttcttattatgAAAAGAATTTTTGAAGATACTCCatacataaaatatcaAGATGATACATCATCTTGTATTCATAAAgataata includes:
- a CDS encoding hypothetical protein (conserved Plasmodium protein, unknown function) produces the protein MHFYKRIKHYRNILIQCNKSNRNITYGENDTLFFKEILYVNYHIYKSYIHTKGNVIQVERKENVDMNNINNKDDIFYKNDKKIKNIEYEKNFTTYENIENSYIHNDGFVNINDPKDKIENLLLVSKKLYNKNYSYNKSLCNHKPITLNNIVLNILSIINGNNNNININSNSNKDIYIDKVLLLDFYNLLIKRKYYIHNLKNNIYNNSFMNIFDYIHYNINLHLKNYNLKNTHQVLHNISIYIHKNKCNNITHELVKNIFFFSFFKNFNKFYPKKEEKKYINESEQNFHNYPNQKYYNKYKSFHEETFSYLNTYVVFLSNHPSFINDKLLYNISLLANKILQLKINFKLALSFLSASLNIFEKQQKKIKEGHLILNIYKKKTNYDILYSLIQQHNEMFEKRIAHGLDHQGYDNAEEKKKKMTTLNVSRQNENIHSMNEPNQNIHSMDEPNHNINIVSRKNLDILSNERKKKYMICTNHATNNRHIKNSYSHNFGFLKNDYINLWNYSHIINIIKILQMNKFVSPNYNIKTEECVKTFLKYMFDYLSIYYDELIIMTQNELNSFISIYVNLSIILDQLRNYKDDICSLIICFLINSYKRIYIYYNSLHINMMINLIKGIYHQIYIYSKIFEDNNLFFDQFKEELIILCNNINTSDIISLNYNNMYELINTHMIYLSSNICNTIFDHPFKENKYIPFNKLITIIHYLHKMNKICISYDNTINIFQQDILKFIKKCENIFLSNNDNFYDENLSNHHILILINIYIYYYYYYKTSIHSPFLYKCLQYLSKKNDLTLFMNETEIIMYLNILNKLKEIKINNINEKFKNNANYLGQIKQNVLNNGNINNIYEMIDNYESNNIYETNNNSVITSLYYNNNTSHLILNTPKNIYEEKKKNKDLLNLNLYDEMLESYMNKIMDNLFFSSSFIQYNNKMWEESKKNKTINNINDIIKIDDNKKDERINIYNTYTSSSLSKCSKFPFNIHHFKKYSINTYFLVYENIFSYNKKIDKEVIEKIWVILNNIIKYKQNVLTEENFFFIISALLKAQNFEHEIYKMYYEYMKKYASSINIKYIFLIMKRIFEDTPYIKYQDDTSSCIHKDNNILNNCVTKYNIGSSYCYNIKNDKYYILNDIIKLSEEIILSHVNYIKHFTFFKEILHTYMKKNIYIKCCLLYQPHFNDFILNYFNKFLTYKHLHRNVLVFLINSISSFYYTLNNNYSSYIIRNNNIQIKCEDRIKEKKNKEYNQKKDNENLIEHYEDINLSDEEKIKTDDNKDIKLVNKYKNDHHSKIFSLSHLDQIHLNIQLNKENIILTKDKTNQTNICSNVLLTYPSNDITLYNYYIDIKMELLKKFNIFLHTLYMNEIKNKSPHEIKLSSMNIIDIFVSLKNVKIRNEDIMYILSQKYIMDIFFHNNKVKLEYQIKFLNSLIFLDYIKEADSLFKTFFLKKNKINNIQKEEKKAQNYYNLLYIHFLKIPIKNCINIPNISSYILNFISIYDYFEKKDQYVIYKKLLYFLEEYLQLHNKINLMNSLDKRNIILITLLLYISSSPLNISSMSLQTLRIFYYYIIEFNYFYKNNITNSSATHDDIFKLVVSCVRKHSLSVHISNEINMHCFDLDMLLYVK
- a CDS encoding putative KRR1 small subunit processome component, yielding MSNVEEEKLNKKKKYRKDKPWDNENIDHWKVEKFTQEDNKHHFLEESSFKVLFPKYREKYLQQFSSDIKNVLNKHFIKFEINLIEGYMCVKTTKKTFDPYIIIKSRDMISLLSRSVPFIHAKRVLEDETYCDIIKISGYVRNKNKFIKRRQRLLGSNATTLKALEILTNCYICIHGKTVSVIGHFKSLKVVRRIIIDCMKNIHPVYHIKELIAKRELEKNEQFKNENWEKFLPNFKKRNVQRKKIKEKLDNKKKKNKSVFPPDQLPRKIDIQMETGEYFLNNQKKQKKT